One stretch of Halichoerus grypus chromosome 8, mHalGry1.hap1.1, whole genome shotgun sequence DNA includes these proteins:
- the LOC118550074 gene encoding LOW QUALITY PROTEIN: mast cell protease 1A-like (The sequence of the model RefSeq protein was modified relative to this genomic sequence to represent the inferred CDS: inserted 3 bases in 2 codons), protein MQLLLLLVAFLLAPEIETGKIIGGHEAKPHSHPFMAFLRIQNPNKTCAGFLVREDFVLTAAHCKGSSINVILRAHNIKKQERTQQVIXVRKAIYHPDYNPKYVFNDIMLLQLEKKAHLTAPVSPLRLPTRSAQVWPGTVCSVASWGLLSVNSTSGAGKLHEVELEVQRDKQCISCYKNLYDSTTQMCVGXTQKKKSSFKGGSGGPLVCNNVAQGIVSFGKAEGKPPRVYTRISSFLCWIERIMRCFNLQGPD, encoded by the exons ATGCAGCTGCTCCTGCTCCTGGTGGCCTTTCTTCTGGCCCCCGAGATTGAGACAG GGAAAATAATCGGGGGCCACGAAGCCAAGCCTCATTCTCATCCCTTCATGGCATTTCTCCGGATCCAGAATCCCAATAAAACCTGTGCGGGTTTCCTTGTACGTGAGGACTTTGTGCTAACAGCAGCTCACTGCAAAGGAAG CTCCATCAACGTCATCCTGAGGGCCCACAACATCAAGAAGCAGGAGAGGACCCAGCAGGTCA CTGTGAGAAAAGCCATCTACCACCCAGACTATAATCCTAAATACGTCTTCAACGACATCATGTTACTGCAG CTGGAAAAGAAGGCCCACCTGACTGCCCCTGTGAGCCCCCTCAGACTGCCCACGAGGAGTGCGCAGGTGTGGCCAGGAACGGTGTGCAGTGTGGCCAGCTGGGGGCTCCTCAGCGTGAACAGCACCTCTGGGGCAGGGAAACTGCACGaggtagagcttgaagtccaaaGGGACAAGCAATGCATCTCATGCTATAAAAACCTCTACGACAGCACAACCCAGATGTGTGTGGG CACCCAAAAAAAGAAGTCTTCTTTTAAG ggAGGCTCCGGGGGCCCCCTTGTGTGTAACAATGTGGCCCAGGGCATTGTCTCCTTTGGAAAAGCAGAGGGGAAACCTCCACGCGTCTACACCAGGATCTCAAGCTTTTTGTGCTGGATAGAAAGAATAATGAGATGCTTCAACCTGCAGGGACCAGACTGA